The genomic window CCTAAGGGCAGCCCCAATTGCTGTATCCCCTGGGCAATACCCATGTAAACAAAAAGTTCCGCAGGATTTGCATGGGGAAACAATCCTAAAATCGGGTGAACAAAAGAAACAGCTGCATCATAAAAGGCAGGTTTATATTTTTCGGGCAGGAATCTTCCAAAAGTATACGCCATGGGGTTGGTAAGGAAAAACACGGCCAGCACAGGCATGACGGTGTATCGAAGCAGAGTATATTTGCCCGCATTTTGAGCAATGCCATCTATCCTGTCCTGCCCTATAAATTTGATCAGAGCATTTATAGCGGTCATAAGGGTGATCAGTGTAGGCAAAATTCCGCCGGCAAGTCCCAGAAATGTCTTGCCGCCTTCCTGGAATAGACCTATAAATGATTGGGCTAAATTTGCTAAAACATCCATCTTTTCCACCTCCATAAAATTTAACAAATCCGATTAGACATATAAACTTTAAGATAACAGCGCCTTCCAACCATCACCTCCTTATGTTGTGTCAGGTAATTCCCCATATTTGGTTTATTTTGATTTATTTTAAATTATTTCGAATATGCCGTCTATTGTGATACTTTGGTAGAGGACTTTAATCTACCTTTGTTTTTTCAGATAAAGATTCCACAGCCCGGGTTACAGCTTTTAATAAAGATTTATTAGAACTGTCTACCCCTTTTGTGGCCTCCCAGTAATACAGATCTTTTAGCTCTGGAAAGGGCTTGAATCTGGCAAAAACCGATATTCCGGTCATTTTCCGGGCTTCAACAATCCTGCCTGTTTCATCAACCGAAAGAATCACAATGGCACCGGCTCCGAGTCTACCTTTAGCCGTTCCAAGGCCTACTCTTCCCTTCTCTTTCATGTCTTTCAATTTAATTTGAAAATTTTTTATCTGAAAATATGTGAGTACCCCCTGTAGAATCCACATCAAGCCGATTATCCATAACAGCTTAATCCACATTTTTGCCTCCCTCAATTCTTACCAAGGAGAAAATGGCCGGTATGCTCATCGGTGATAAGAACATCCAGGTGCCCACCTTTTAGTGCTGCAAGGATGGCCTCGTGTTTATCGGGACCTCCGGCTACACCGATAACTAGAGGAATCTTAGTGAGTTTTTCCAGGGATATACCTATTACCCTCTGATTAATCTCAGCTGGGCACAATCTTCCCTCTTTATCTAAAAAGATTGAACATAAGTCGCAGACCGCTCCGGTATTTTTAAGTTGTTCAAGTTCCTTTTCGGAGAAATATCCGGTTTCAAGCATGGTGGAATGAGGTGTCAACGGTGCCCCAACACCTATCAATGCAACGCAGGATTTTTCGGCAAGTTCCAGTACCTGCCTGGTGTTTTTATCAGACAAAATGGTGTTTTTCACATTGAGGCTGTCGACGATGGCAGGTGCATGAAGCAACTGCCAGTCACCGCCAAAAGCTCTGGCAAGGTTTATTACTATCTGATTTGAATGGACATCGAGTTTCGTCTGACCAACGCCTCCCACCAGGGGCACAAAAGTTACGTTTAGTTTGGGAGCGTTTTTTAAGTATTCGTGAACATATGCAAGGGTGGTCCCCCAGGAAACTCCTATGATATCCCTGTCTTTCAGAGCCCTCATAAGGAAACCTGCTGCCGCTTCGGCCAGCAATCTCTTGAGCCCTTCTCCTTCTTCATCAAAGGGAGTAATAATAACTTCCTTAATTCCAAATGCTTTTTCCAGTGTGTCCTCCAGACGTGCGAAACTTCCTTCGTAATTTATCTTTATTTCCACAATGCCCTCTTCCCTGGCCTTTTGTAAGAGTCTGGAAATAGAAGGTCTCGACACGCCGAGTTTGTTGGCAATTTCCTGCTGGGTCTTGTTTTCATCATAATACATATGGGCAATTCTAATTAAGAGTCTGGTTTCTTTGTAGTTCACCATATCACCCTTTGAACATTTGTTCAAATAATAATCATTGGTTCATTTTCATTATAACTCTGTAATTTTTATTTTGTCAAGAATAGTGACAAACTTCACATACCGTTTTTATCTGTAAAGAAGAGCACTATCATGTAAAACGGCAGCCATCTCTAATTATTTTAAAACAATCAGGGAATAGATTATGTCTATTCCCTGAAAAAATTCACCGGATGATGTTACCTGCCGGATATTATGATGGCCCTGGCCTTTTTGTCTTTTGTTATGATGATCCCCAGTTCGTCGCCGGGTTTTATATGTTTAAACTCAACATCATATTCATTATACTCATAGCCTGAAGTGGAAACTCCGACCTTCTCCTGATAATGGATGACGGCCTCCGGCAGCACATATATATCCGGCCCGGCTTCCACTCTGGTGTCGGGTGAATCCATATATTCCCGTTCAATTACTATCAACCTTTTATCCGCATCGACTCTCTTGACCCTGCCGTAAATGAATGCTTCCCCGGCTTTGGGGTTTGCCTCCGGTATGGGCGTCACCTTTTTTGATACGCTGTTTAAGACCCAGATACTTTTTTCTCCGGGACCGAAGGGTTGAATGAGTTGAATGGTATATTCTTCGCCACCATGTCTTACACTCACATAAGCCTCACCAGTACCGGAACCCTCCCCGCTGTCCTTTTTTGATGCCAAAGAATACTCATCATCGGGCAAAAATCCGAAAGCTCCGGCTTCCTTCCTGGAAACCTCCACAGGGTCATACAGCCAGTCTGCTTTACCGCTTTCCGCCAGATTTTTTAAATACTCTTGCCTGCTCTTGCTGACATATACCGGGCCGAACTTTATCTTTCTCACATATATGCCATTGTTTTCATCATCATAGGGTTTATCATTTACTTCAACGGCCACTTTGTCTACATCTTTGATTTGAGTCAATGAAAGGACCATGGCTTGTATAAAGGCCGGAGACCTGTCCAAATATTGTTTTGCACTTTCTTTAAATTTAACCATTATTCCACCGGTATCATACCAATCGGCCGATTCCAATATATCCCCTGCGTCTTGTGGTATTACCGGCAATATTCCCGGTTCCTTCGGTCCCGCCATGATCTCTTTGATTATAGATTCATAGAGGTTTCCGTCCGCTGGGACCTGCCTTTCTTCGGGCACCAATTGTTTGCTGTTGTTGTCGAGAAAATATAATGTTACGGTTTTAGTTTTTGGAGTAACCGGTTCTGTTTTTTTTTTGTCATTATTCTGTAGCCTTGCGGTACATCCTGCCGTCAAAATCAGTATTATGGAAATTATTATCAACGGTCTTGCTAATCTAATCATGATAGAACCTCCCTGTATAATCTTTTATTTTCTTGGTATTTCTCACTTGTTCTTAGAATTTCACCAAATTATAAACAATAACTCTTGGTGCATTCCCTATAGCTTATTTTATTATAACAAATTCCGGAGGTTTTTGCACTTCAAAAAGCCGTTTTGCCACATAAGTTTCCCGGTTAAAACCAATAATATAACCAGCATACTTATAGGAGGTCTATCATGGAGAAACAACAAAAAATTAAAGTAATAGATAGATCCGAAAGAAAAGAGGAAATAGATCTCAAGATGGCAGAAAGAAAAGAGGATCTAGATAGGATAAGGGGAATGAGAAAGGTCATAGATCCTGAGCGGAGACCAGAAAACAAGCGGTGATATATCGGATACCGGAGGTAAGAGGCCGGAAGTCGGAGTAGAAGTGAATCCTACCTGATTAATCTCTGATCTCCGACTTTCGGAAAAAAATCAGTTCCTTCGATACCCACCCTTTATCTCAGACTTCCCGTTATTATATGGATTACTGTAAGATATAGGCATTAAGAGAAATATTGAAATGGGAAATATATGCAATCAGGCTCTTTTCGGCACTTTCTTCCAGTCTTCCAGGAATTTTTCCACACCTATATCGGTGAGGGGGTGTTTTATCATCTGCTGGAGGACTTTGTAAGGCACTGTGGCTATATCTGCTCCGGCCTTGGCTGCATTTATGACATCCATAGGAGTCCTGATGCTGGCCGCAATAATCTGGGTATGTATATCATGTATACTGAAAATCTCAGCTATGTCTGAGATAAGGGCTATACCATCCTGGCTGATATCGGTGAACCTACCCACAAAGGGACTCACATAGGTTGCTCCTGCCCTAGCTGCCAAGAGAGCCTGGTTGGGGTTGAACACCAGTGTGACATTGGTTTTTATACCCTTTTTGCTGAGTTGACTTACTGCCTTGAGACCTTCCCATATTATCGGAATTTTTATCACGATATTTGGGTGCCATGCGGCGATTTCCAACGCTTCCTTCACCATGCCTTCGGCTTCAAGGCTTACCACTTCGGCACTAATGGGCCCGTCCACTATGGATGTAATCTCCATGATGGTCTCCTTGAAATCCCTACCTTCTTTTGACACCAGAGTGGGATTGGTGGTGACACCATAAATCACGCCAAGGGATGCTGCTTCGCGGATCTCATTTACATTAGCGGTATCGAGAAAAAACCTCATAGTAAAGCACCTCCGAATTATTACTTTTTTTATTATTTTATCTTATCTCTCGAAATTTTTCTAGAGGATTTTGGTATTTTTTTTAAATATTTTCAATGGTGAAATTAATTTCAGTTGTTATTTTTTCTTCCATAACGCGCAGATGAATCCGCCACGCTCGGTTTTTGCCAGGCGTTTTTCCTCTTCCTGGCTTATTTTATCCTCCGGTGCATCAGGTGGAATAAAGAGACATTCGCCGCTTTTCATCAGGTGTTTTTTATCCAGGTTTTCCAGTTCTATAAGAGTTTTAAAATCCGCAAAGCGGAATATGGAGTCGGGGTCTTTTTGAGCCTGTTCCATATAAAGTCTTCCCCAGGATGAATCTTTATTTATGGTACCTATAAGAAGCTGCCCTCCGGTTTTTAAAACCCGGTACATCTCATCAAAGGCTTTTTTCGGCTCTTTGATGAATTCAAAGGCCGCCATAGAAAAAACCGCATCAAAACTTTCGTCGAGAAAATCAAGATCATACACATCCACTTTTTTGAATTCAATATTTAAGCCCGCCATTTTTGCTTTTTTCCTGGCGATATGAAGCATCTTTTCCGATATGTCGATGCCTGTCACCTTGCACCCTTTTTGAGCAAGTTTTATGCTGAAATTCCCTGTACCGCAACCTACATCCAGAACTCTCATCCCCTGGACGGGAACAAATAAATCAAAAGCGAGCCTGGTCTCTACCTTATCCGCAAAGCTACCTATTTTAGTCTTATACCAGTTGTCGTAATCCCCGGCTATTTCATTGAAAAAAGACATAACGTTTGCCTCCTTGCAAATTTCTTTTTTTATTTAAGCCACTTAACACCCTATAAGGTCCATTACATATTATCTTTCCTGTTAATTACAAAGAAACGCTGGAATTTTTCCAAATTTATAGAATAGAATAATTTATAGATAATAACCGGCCCACTGTCGGACAGATCAGGCAGAAGGTTATTTATGATAATCGGATTAATTACTGCAGCGGTTGGAATGGCTGGATCTCTGGCACTGGGTCAACCCTGGATCAGTGTGATTCTAACGGTTGCAAGCCTCGGGCTTGGAGTTTTTTTATTTGTCTTTGATGGCCTTCCTCAATGAAACGGTATCGGATTCTTTAAAAGGCACCATATCAGGCGCTTATTACTTATTCTGGGGAATCGGGTTCTTTTTCGGACCGGTTATTGTTGGAAAACTGGGAGAAGTTTCTCATAACAACATTGGATTTTATGTTTTTGCTCTGGCCTTGCTGATAGAAGCTGTGGTAATGATGATATTTTCCAAGCAGTCTTTTCGAAAAGAGGCCATCGGCAATATATCAAAGTAAAATCTAAAGATTATCGTAACGATTTAGCATTTACATTAGTTGGTTCAGTAGTTTTTCTTTTGCGCTAGCAAAAGGTGCTGAATAATCATAGATTATACTTTATCCAAGAGTTTCAAGTATTTTCTCTTTCAATCTCGCATATTCGGGGACTAGCATGGTTTTTTCCGTCCTTTTGTCCGGAAGTTCTACTTTAAGCTCGGCTTTGACAAACGAAGGCCTCTCAGAAAGTACATAAATTCTGTCGGAAAGAAACAGGGCTTCGTCGATGTCATGGGTTATAAAGAGCACCGAAGGCCTGTAAGTTTTAACTATATCCATGAGCCAAAGGTGCATTTTTCTCCTGGTAATTGCATCAAGACCACCGAAGGGCTCATCCAGAAGCATTATGTCATTGGAGAAAAGATAGGTGCGCAGAAGGGCGGCCCTCTGCCTCATACCACCGGATAGCTGCCTGGGGTAATGTCTTTCAAATCCCTTAAGGCCGAAGGTTTCAAAATAGCCTTCGGCCTTTTTTCTTGCTTCCTGCCAGGATGAACCTTTCAACACCAGAGGTAAACTCACATTATCCAGGATGTTTTTCCAGGGCAAGAGCAGATCCTTTTGATGCATGTAGCTTACAAGACCCGTTTTGCCGACGGCATCTTTGCCGTTAACAAGCACCTCTCCGGCATCGGGTCCGGTAAGGCCTGCTATGATGTTGAAGAGGGTACTCTTGCCGCAGCCGCTGGGACCCAGTATAGCCACGAATTCCCCTTCGTTCAACGTAAGAGAAATATCCTTTATGGTTTTCAGAGATCCAAAGTCCTTGTGGACATTCCTTACTTCAACTTTATACAAATTCACCCACATCCTGCTAAACATCTATGGTAAAAATTCATTGGTGAAAGCTTCCGATGCATTTATGTTCTTTGGTATCAGTTTCCTCTCATACATCCAGTTGGCGTAATTTTCCCACACGCTTTGCTTCATCTCGCCCCATCTTGGAGCATCTGACTGATACTCTTTTGCAAGATATTGCTGGCTTTTTATAACCAGGTCTTTGTTCAATTCGGGAGCACTTTTCAGTAAGATATTTCCCGCTTCTTCAGGATTCTTGATGGCATACTCATACCCTTTGGAAGTGGCCGCCAGGAACTTTTTTATGGTATCCCCGTGATTTTCGGCATAATCATCATTTACTATAATCACCGGGGTGTAAAAATCAAGATTTGGATCTTCCTTGCGAATATCTATATAGTTTAGCCTGACTCCGCGTAGTTCCGCTTCAATACCGGTCCATCCGTAGTAGATCCATGCAAAGTCTATATCTTTTTTGACGCTGGTGAAAAAGTCGGCGGAACCTATGTTTACTATCTTGACTTTATTAAAATCTGCTCCGTATTTGTCCATAAGGGCTTTTATCATAGCGGCTTCCGTGGGAGAACCCCATCCGCCGTATATCTTGCCTTCAAAATCCTTTGGAGTTTTTATGTTCTTTTCCACCGGCGAAGCAAATCCTGATGTGTTGTGCTGTATGATAGCCGCTACCGCTTTTACCGGCACATTGGTAGCCCGGGCATTGGTCACCTCTTCCTGATAGCTTATGCCGAACTGCCCCTTGCCTGCAGCTATGAGCTGTGCGGTACCACCTTCGGAAGGTTGTATGATGTCCACATCAAGTCCTTGTTCCTTATAGTATCCCTTGTCTTTTGCCACATAAAGCCCCGTATGGTTTGTATTTGGCACCCAATCAAGCACCACCGTAACTTTTTCCGGCTTTAGGTTTTCAGCATCTGTGTTTTCGCTTGCGGTCTGTTTTTCACCATTGGAAGCGGTCTTTCCTGAACAGCCTGCTAAAAGTACGATAGCTAATGCTAGACATAACAATATGGTTATTATCTTTTTCATAAAACTTACCCCTCCTAAATTCGTTTTTAAATATGATTCCACTATAGAAACATTTCGGTGTCAATGACAGCCTCGGCACCTGAACCCTTTCAGAGGTCGGAAACCGGCATCTGATCAGTCCCACTCATCTCCTTTGATGTAGTTCCAGGGGATGAGCAGTCTTTCGGATACATTTATAGCACCGAATACTCCCAGGCTTAACAAGGAAATTACCGCAATTATGGCAAAGACCCTGTCAACATAAAAGGAATGCTGGGACAGCAGCATGAATACTCCCAGACCCTCTCGAGCCCCCAGCCATTCGCCGATAACCGCTCCCAGGATGCTGTAAGATGCCGCTATCTTCAGCCCTGAAAAAAAGGCCGGCATGGCCGCGGGAAGTTTTACCATCTCAAAAATCCTCCACCGGTCGGCCCCCATGGATCTTAATAGGTCCAGAAGTTCCGGGTCCACCGATGAAAGTCCCTCCAGAAGGCTTACCAGTACAGGGAAAAAGCATACCAGCTGCACCACTATTATCTTGGGCAATAAACCATACCCAAACCAGATAATGAAAAGGGGAGCCACCGAAATTGTGGGTATGGTCTGGGAGACCACCACCAGAGGATATAGGGCTTTTTTCACCAGCGGTAAGCTGTCCATTACAAAAGCCATGACAAAGGCTATTGCGATGGAACTGGTAAATCCTATAAAAGACTCATATACCGTGACTTTGGTATGCTTTAACATAATGGGCAGAATTTTAAAGAAAGCTTTTGCGATGGCAGAGGGAGCCGGCAATATAAAGGGTTCAATATGGCTTAGCCTCACGGCTAGTTCCCATGCTACCACAATAAATATGAAAAACATAACCGGTATTATTTTATCAACGGTATTTATATATCTTTTCATCCATTGTCACACCGCCAGGCTTATAATCTATCATCACTATGGATACAACTCTGCTGGCTCCTTCTTTTATGCAAACATCCTGAGCCTTCTTCACGATTTCCAGGAGCTCGTCAAGTTCACCTTCCATGGTGGTCTCCGAGGGACCAACTATGTACTTCACCCCTGATTCCTTTATAAGTTCAATAACCTTATCCACGACCGGGTAAATCCTCTCTTCTTCCACTACCGGGAGCACCTTTAAACTTACGTTTACTGTAGACATTTTTTCACCTCCCTCAAATTTAAAAGCCCGTCACCTTTTCAGGGTAACGGGCATCGGAAATCTTTATTAAATAAATATTTTGCTTCTCCCTCCGCTGGCATTACCCAGATCAGGTGTAAGGGTCGGAACCACAAGTTCCCTCTCAGCCGGTCAATCCAGCTCCCCTGTTTTTGTTTTACTTAATTATATTCCCGGAATTTAGTTTAGTCAAGAAAAAATCGTGTTTAAAAAACAGCCGGGAGATTTTCCCCCTGACTTAAATGCCGGAAGTTGGATTTCAATCTATCAGCCTTTTTTCTCCCTCCAGAGCTTTTATCCCGCCTATATCCTGGGTGACTTCCAGGGTGCCAATATATTCATCCTTCTCATCCCTCACCGCAAAATAACGGATATATATCATCTTTCCCTGAAGGTTTAACCAGAACTCCTCAAAATCTTTCTTACCTTCTTTAAAATCCTGTAAAAGTTTTTCCACGATATGGACGCTGACCGG from Biomaibacter acetigenes includes these protein-coding regions:
- the srlA gene encoding PTS glucitol/sorbitol transporter subunit IIC, with protein sequence MDVLANLAQSFIGLFQEGGKTFLGLAGGILPTLITLMTAINALIKFIGQDRIDGIAQNAGKYTLLRYTVMPVLAVFFLTNPMAYTFGRFLPEKYKPAFYDAAVSFVHPILGLFPHANPAELFVYMGIAQGIQQLGLPLGQLAIRYFIVGVIVIFIRGIVTERLTLRMMRQRDLV
- a CDS encoding transcriptional regulator GutM, which translates into the protein MWIKLLWIIGLMWILQGVLTYFQIKNFQIKLKDMKEKGRVGLGTAKGRLGAGAIVILSVDETGRIVEARKMTGISVFARFKPFPELKDLYYWEATKGVDSSNKSLLKAVTRAVESLSEKTKVD
- a CDS encoding sugar-binding transcriptional regulator, which encodes MVNYKETRLLIRIAHMYYDENKTQQEIANKLGVSRPSISRLLQKAREEGIVEIKINYEGSFARLEDTLEKAFGIKEVIITPFDEEGEGLKRLLAEAAAGFLMRALKDRDIIGVSWGTTLAYVHEYLKNAPKLNVTFVPLVGGVGQTKLDVHSNQIVINLARAFGGDWQLLHAPAIVDSLNVKNTILSDKNTRQVLELAEKSCVALIGVGAPLTPHSTMLETGYFSEKELEQLKNTGAVCDLCSIFLDKEGRLCPAEINQRVIGISLEKLTKIPLVIGVAGGPDKHEAILAALKGGHLDVLITDEHTGHFLLGKN
- a CDS encoding GerMN domain-containing protein; protein product: MIRLARPLIIISIILILTAGCTARLQNNDKKKTEPVTPKTKTVTLYFLDNNSKQLVPEERQVPADGNLYESIIKEIMAGPKEPGILPVIPQDAGDILESADWYDTGGIMVKFKESAKQYLDRSPAFIQAMVLSLTQIKDVDKVAVEVNDKPYDDENNGIYVRKIKFGPVYVSKSRQEYLKNLAESGKADWLYDPVEVSRKEAGAFGFLPDDEYSLASKKDSGEGSGTGEAYVSVRHGGEEYTIQLIQPFGPGEKSIWVLNSVSKKVTPIPEANPKAGEAFIYGRVKRVDADKRLIVIEREYMDSPDTRVEAGPDIYVLPEAVIHYQEKVGVSTSGYEYNEYDVEFKHIKPGDELGIIITKDKKARAIIISGR
- the fsa gene encoding fructose-6-phosphate aldolase, coding for MRFFLDTANVNEIREAASLGVIYGVTTNPTLVSKEGRDFKETIMEITSIVDGPISAEVVSLEAEGMVKEALEIAAWHPNIVIKIPIIWEGLKAVSQLSKKGIKTNVTLVFNPNQALLAARAGATYVSPFVGRFTDISQDGIALISDIAEIFSIHDIHTQIIAASIRTPMDVINAAKAGADIATVPYKVLQQMIKHPLTDIGVEKFLEDWKKVPKRA
- a CDS encoding class I SAM-dependent methyltransferase — encoded protein: MKKEICKEANVMSFFNEIAGDYDNWYKTKIGSFADKVETRLAFDLFVPVQGMRVLDVGCGTGNFSIKLAQKGCKVTGIDISEKMLHIARKKAKMAGLNIEFKKVDVYDLDFLDESFDAVFSMAAFEFIKEPKKAFDEMYRVLKTGGQLLIGTINKDSSWGRLYMEQAQKDPDSIFRFADFKTLIELENLDKKHLMKSGECLFIPPDAPEDKISQEEEKRLAKTERGGFICALWKKK
- a CDS encoding ABC transporter ATP-binding protein; the encoded protein is MNLYKVEVRNVHKDFGSLKTIKDISLTLNEGEFVAILGPSGCGKSTLFNIIAGLTGPDAGEVLVNGKDAVGKTGLVSYMHQKDLLLPWKNILDNVSLPLVLKGSSWQEARKKAEGYFETFGLKGFERHYPRQLSGGMRQRAALLRTYLFSNDIMLLDEPFGGLDAITRRKMHLWLMDIVKTYRPSVLFITHDIDEALFLSDRIYVLSERPSFVKAELKVELPDKRTEKTMLVPEYARLKEKILETLG
- a CDS encoding ABC transporter substrate-binding protein, with product MKKIITILLCLALAIVLLAGCSGKTASNGEKQTASENTDAENLKPEKVTVVLDWVPNTNHTGLYVAKDKGYYKEQGLDVDIIQPSEGGTAQLIAAGKGQFGISYQEEVTNARATNVPVKAVAAIIQHNTSGFASPVEKNIKTPKDFEGKIYGGWGSPTEAAMIKALMDKYGADFNKVKIVNIGSADFFTSVKKDIDFAWIYYGWTGIEAELRGVRLNYIDIRKEDPNLDFYTPVIIVNDDYAENHGDTIKKFLAATSKGYEYAIKNPEEAGNILLKSAPELNKDLVIKSQQYLAKEYQSDAPRWGEMKQSVWENYANWMYERKLIPKNINASEAFTNEFLP
- a CDS encoding ABC transporter permease: MKRYINTVDKIIPVMFFIFIVVAWELAVRLSHIEPFILPAPSAIAKAFFKILPIMLKHTKVTVYESFIGFTSSIAIAFVMAFVMDSLPLVKKALYPLVVVSQTIPTISVAPLFIIWFGYGLLPKIIVVQLVCFFPVLVSLLEGLSSVDPELLDLLRSMGADRWRIFEMVKLPAAMPAFFSGLKIAASYSILGAVIGEWLGAREGLGVFMLLSQHSFYVDRVFAIIAVISLLSLGVFGAINVSERLLIPWNYIKGDEWD
- a CDS encoding thiamine-binding protein, which produces MSTVNVSLKVLPVVEEERIYPVVDKVIELIKESGVKYIVGPSETTMEGELDELLEIVKKAQDVCIKEGASRVVSIVMIDYKPGGVTMDEKIYKYR